From Bacteroidota bacterium, a single genomic window includes:
- a CDS encoding HipA domain-containing protein yields MRENEIKKSIYVFAHWQGMIEPCLMGILHSELLRGKEIFSFEYDKTWLNSEYTQLLDPDLQLYSGLQYLNDENKNNFGLFLDSSPDRWGRILMRRCEAIKAREEQRQEQNLFETDYLLGVHDSYRMGALRFKENLNGPFLDDNKAMTSPPNTSARELEEISLRLEEEDIINNPDYLKWLNMLVAPGSSIGGARPKASITDTEGNLWIAKFPSRNDQIDIGGWEIVTYKLAIEAGINMIESKAKKFSSKHHTFMTKRFDRTNAGQRIHFASALTMLGYTDGQDYEDGASYLELVEFITTKGANINSDLEELWRRIVFSICVSNTDDHLRNHGFILSPNGWLLSPAYDINPVETGTALKLNISENDNALSLELAMEVHEYFHLDTAKAKQIIDVVK; encoded by the coding sequence ATGAGAGAGAATGAAATAAAAAAAAGCATTTATGTGTTTGCACATTGGCAGGGAATGATTGAACCATGTTTAATGGGAATATTACATTCCGAATTATTAAGAGGGAAGGAAATATTTTCTTTTGAATACGATAAGACTTGGTTAAACTCTGAATACACACAATTATTAGATCCTGATTTGCAATTATATTCAGGATTGCAATATTTAAATGATGAGAATAAGAACAATTTCGGATTATTTTTAGATTCTTCTCCTGATAGGTGGGGACGTATTTTAATGAGAAGGTGTGAAGCTATAAAAGCAAGAGAAGAGCAACGACAAGAACAAAACTTATTTGAAACGGATTATTTACTTGGTGTGCATGATAGCTACAGAATGGGTGCTTTGAGATTCAAGGAAAATTTGAATGGACCATTTTTAGATGACAATAAGGCTATGACAAGCCCTCCCAATACATCAGCAAGAGAATTGGAAGAAATAAGCTTGCGATTGGAAGAAGAGGACATTATTAATAATCCTGATTATTTGAAGTGGTTAAATATGCTTGTTGCCCCAGGTTCTTCAATTGGAGGAGCACGACCAAAAGCTAGTATTACTGATACAGAAGGTAATCTTTGGATTGCAAAATTTCCAAGTCGTAATGACCAAATAGATATAGGCGGATGGGAAATTGTAACATATAAATTGGCAATAGAAGCAGGAATAAATATGATAGAATCTAAAGCAAAGAAATTTTCGTCTAAGCATCATACTTTTATGACAAAACGTTTTGATCGTACTAATGCTGGACAACGAATTCACTTTGCTTCTGCTTTAACAATGCTTGGTTATACCGATGGACAAGATTATGAGGATGGTGCAAGTTACTTGGAATTAGTTGAGTTTATAACGACTAAAGGTGCAAATATAAATTCCGATTTAGAAGAATTATGGCGAAGGATAGTATTCAGTATCTGTGTATCAAACACTGACGACCATCTTAGAAATCATGGTTTTATTTTATCTCCTAACGGATGGTTGCTCTCACCTGCTTATGATATTAACCCTGTCGAAACAGGAACAGCTTTGAAATTAAATATTTCAGAAAATGATAATGCTTTGAGCTTAGAATTGGCAATGGAAGTACACGAATATTTTCATCTTGATACAGCAAAAGCAAAACAAATAATTGATGTTGTTAAAA
- a CDS encoding helix-turn-helix transcriptional regulator, protein MTKKKLILLPKTKRILVELGENLKLARLRRKYSSELVAERANISRPTLLSIEKGSQSVSIGAYLQVLMIMGLEKDLLLIAKDDELGRKLQDAKLLTKKRAPKRNKKT, encoded by the coding sequence ATGACAAAGAAGAAACTAATACTTTTGCCGAAAACTAAGAGAATTCTTGTTGAATTAGGAGAAAATCTAAAACTTGCAAGATTAAGAAGAAAATACAGTAGTGAATTGGTTGCTGAACGAGCAAATATTAGTCGTCCAACATTGTTGTCAATAGAAAAAGGTTCTCAAAGTGTTAGTATAGGAGCTTATTTGCAAGTGTTGATGATAATGGGACTTGAAAAAGATTTGCTTTTGATAGCAAAGGATGATGAATTAGGCAGGAAGTTACAGGATGCTAAACTACTAACAAAAAAAAGAGCACCAAAAAGAAATAAAAAGACATGA
- a CDS encoding phosphatase PAP2 family protein codes for MSVNIFKIKNILFLLLFVCLTNTNVYSNNFEINHKNDDTLKLNSNYFKSYFYDTKYILTSAFRWKTKDWCKAGIVVGTTIGLYTQDQKIHNFVQKNRSKSVDALAKIVEPAGGYYPLAALSLTYLGATVFDNNKAKRIALLGIESYLLSGAFVYALKLSGHRHRPNTGDPFNRWDGPQLSTHNLSFPSGHSAAAFSVASVISEELKETKWVPYLAYSIASMTALSRVYDNYHWTSDIFLGSVIGFVTGKTIVKLHKNNSAKLTFFPTIGKDNFSFYLSYRF; via the coding sequence ATGAGTGTAAATATATTTAAAATTAAAAATATTTTATTTTTACTTCTTTTTGTCTGTTTAACAAATACAAATGTTTACAGCAATAACTTTGAAATAAACCATAAAAATGATGATACACTAAAACTAAATTCTAATTATTTCAAATCATATTTTTACGATACAAAATACATTCTTACTTCAGCATTCAGGTGGAAAACAAAAGATTGGTGCAAAGCTGGAATTGTTGTAGGAACAACTATCGGGCTTTACACACAAGATCAAAAAATTCATAATTTTGTTCAAAAAAACCGTTCGAAATCTGTTGATGCTTTAGCAAAAATTGTTGAACCTGCGGGAGGTTATTACCCCCTTGCTGCTTTAAGTTTAACCTATTTGGGTGCTACTGTTTTTGATAACAACAAAGCAAAAAGAATAGCATTACTCGGAATTGAAAGTTATTTGCTTTCAGGAGCTTTTGTTTATGCTTTAAAATTATCGGGGCATAGGCACAGACCCAATACAGGAGATCCTTTTAATAGATGGGACGGTCCGCAATTAAGTACTCACAATTTATCTTTCCCATCAGGTCATTCTGCAGCAGCTTTTTCTGTGGCAAGCGTAATTTCCGAGGAATTAAAGGAAACAAAATGGGTTCCTTACTTAGCATACTCAATAGCAAGCATGACTGCTTTATCGCGTGTTTATGACAATTACCACTGGACTTCCGATATTTTCTTAGGCTCTGTAATTGGCTTTGTTACCGGAAAAACCATAGTGAAACTTCATAAAAACAATTCAGCAAAACTGACATTTTTCCCGACAATTGGTAAGGATAATTTTTCATTTTATTTGTCTTATAGGTTTTAA
- a CDS encoding uracil-DNA glycosylase, whose protein sequence is MFDKIKEEINNCQKCDLYKSRNKAIVGNGNPNAEIFLIGEAPGFEEDKKGIAFVGKSGQLLDKILAACNFDREKHIYIGNIIKCRPPQNRKPTKEEMEVCLPFLKRQIEMVDPKIIVLLGSTAIKGLLDPYAKITRDRGNWKMYEKRFVMPTFHPSALLRNPALKKDVWEDFKKIIVKYRELVDANHECKYI, encoded by the coding sequence ATGTTTGATAAAATTAAAGAAGAAATAAATAATTGTCAAAAATGTGATTTATACAAAAGTAGAAACAAAGCAATAGTTGGAAACGGAAATCCTAATGCGGAAATATTTTTAATAGGCGAAGCTCCGGGATTTGAAGAGGATAAAAAAGGAATTGCCTTTGTTGGAAAATCAGGGCAATTGTTAGACAAAATATTAGCGGCTTGTAATTTTGATAGAGAAAAACATATCTATATAGGAAATATTATAAAATGCCGTCCGCCTCAAAATCGTAAACCTACAAAAGAAGAAATGGAAGTTTGTTTGCCTTTTTTGAAAAGACAAATTGAAATGGTTGACCCGAAAATAATTGTTTTACTTGGCTCTACCGCAATAAAAGGATTGCTTGACCCTTATGCAAAAATTACAAGGGATAGAGGTAATTGGAAAATGTATGAAAAAAGATTTGTGATGCCTACATTTCATCCCTCAGCTTTGCTTAGAAATCCTGCATTAAAAAAAGATGTTTGGGAAGATTTTAAAAAGATAATTGTAAAATACAGGGAATTAGTTGATGCAAATCATGAGTGTAAATATATTTAA